A window from Acidimicrobiales bacterium encodes these proteins:
- a CDS encoding carboxymuconolactone decarboxylase family protein: MSEWADREDRLGDARAQYEHVMRMPAPAPMGAFVDAGVVGFVFGEMWRRGGLSPRDRRWITLACVGMADAAVPMETHTYAALKSGEVTAEELDEFVLFFATQAGWPKGSALLAHVMAAMGKIAAEDGVAMQLPEFVPWADPVDDDERRARGAAAYEAVHGVAAPAARTVFGGLGELDFLHGEVWTRDEFLTRRDRRLVALTCSAALGVDTETTALLAAALRTGELSFEELQEVVLHIAVYLGWIVARRLDQLLVAAVDEESA; this comes from the coding sequence GTGAGCGAGTGGGCTGATCGGGAGGACCGGCTGGGCGATGCCCGGGCGCAGTACGAGCACGTGATGCGCATGCCCGCCCCGGCCCCGATGGGGGCCTTCGTCGACGCCGGTGTGGTCGGCTTCGTCTTCGGCGAGATGTGGCGCCGGGGCGGGCTCTCCCCCCGCGATCGGCGCTGGATCACCCTGGCGTGCGTGGGCATGGCCGACGCCGCGGTGCCGATGGAGACCCACACCTATGCCGCCCTGAAGAGCGGGGAGGTGACGGCCGAGGAGCTCGACGAGTTCGTCCTCTTCTTCGCCACCCAGGCCGGGTGGCCGAAGGGCTCGGCGCTGCTGGCCCACGTCATGGCCGCCATGGGGAAGATCGCCGCGGAGGACGGCGTGGCGATGCAGCTGCCCGAGTTCGTCCCGTGGGCCGACCCGGTCGACGACGACGAGCGCCGGGCCCGGGGCGCGGCCGCCTACGAAGCCGTGCACGGGGTCGCGGCCCCGGCGGCGCGCACCGTGTTCGGCGGTCTGGGCGAGCTCGACTTCCTGCACGGCGAGGTGTGGACCCGCGACGAGTTCCTGACCCGTCGCGACCGTCGGCTGGTCGCCCTCACGTGCAGCGCCGCGCTCGGCGTCGACACCGAGACCACCGCGCTGCTCGCCGCGGCGTTGCGCACCGGCGAGCTGAGCTTCGAGGAGCTCCAGGAGGTGGTGCTGCACATCGCGGTGTACCTCGGGTGGATCGTGGCCCGCCGCCTCGACCAGCTCCTGGTGGCGGCGGTCGACGAGGAGAGCGCGTGA
- a CDS encoding TetR/AcrR family transcriptional regulator, translating into MTPFASVGAPRSTRELLVVTAERLFAERGIDGVSVRQITLEAGVANNSAVTYHFESKAGLVRAIFEHRVPYLAERRRLLWAQSPQGVRAGVEAYFLPVAELAEVPDSHYMTFLEQLALHVATERSSSLLPEDLRAPYVAYEARIAGLLGDLPEPLVHRRVLGASALCVQVCAARERARHAGDELLPVALHVNELMDLLVGVLTAPVSDQTRAVLDGLAS; encoded by the coding sequence GTGACGCCGTTCGCGTCGGTCGGCGCGCCGCGCTCGACCCGGGAGCTCTTGGTCGTCACCGCCGAGCGGCTCTTCGCCGAGCGGGGCATCGACGGGGTCTCGGTCCGCCAGATCACGCTCGAGGCCGGCGTGGCCAACAACTCGGCGGTGACCTACCACTTCGAGTCGAAGGCCGGCCTGGTGCGCGCCATCTTCGAGCACCGGGTGCCGTACCTGGCCGAACGCCGGCGGCTGTTGTGGGCCCAGTCCCCGCAGGGCGTGCGGGCCGGGGTCGAGGCGTACTTCCTGCCCGTCGCCGAGCTGGCCGAGGTCCCCGACAGCCACTACATGACCTTCCTCGAACAGCTCGCACTGCACGTCGCGACGGAGCGTTCGTCGAGCCTGCTGCCCGAGGACCTGCGCGCCCCGTACGTGGCGTACGAGGCCCGCATCGCCGGGTTGCTCGGCGACCTCCCCGAGCCGCTGGTCCACCGCCGGGTGCTCGGCGCGTCGGCGCTGTGCGTCCAGGTGTGCGCCGCCCGTGAGCGGGCCCGTCACGCCGGTGACGAGCTGCTGCCGGTGGCCCTGCACGTGAACGAGCTGATGGACCTCCTCGTCGGCGTGCTCACCGCACCGGTGTCGGACCAGACCCGGGCCGTGCTCGACGGGCTGGCGTCGTGA
- a CDS encoding NAD(P)-dependent oxidoreductase has translation MTDGLRVGFVGLGDQGGPMARRIAESGIPTTLWARRPEALEPFADTGAGLAGSLAELAAASDVLCVCVVDDAGVEEVLVGGGGAAGSLRPGSTVVVHSTVHPDTCRRLAATLAGQDVTVVDAPVSGGGQMAAEGRLVVMVGSDDATLARIRPIVATYGDPILHMGTVGSGQIAKLVNNLAFTANLAVARQLFELAGALDVDLPALARALGTGSARTYGLELLAGLGFELAPLGPVAGPLLAKDVAIVADVARAAGAPVGQLVDVADAALRELGHPRDDR, from the coding sequence GTGACGGACGGGCTGCGCGTCGGGTTCGTCGGGCTCGGCGACCAGGGCGGTCCGATGGCACGGCGCATCGCCGAGTCGGGCATCCCCACCACGTTGTGGGCCCGCCGGCCCGAGGCGCTCGAGCCGTTCGCCGACACCGGCGCCGGGCTGGCCGGCTCGCTCGCCGAGCTCGCCGCGGCGAGCGACGTGCTGTGCGTCTGCGTGGTCGACGACGCCGGGGTCGAGGAGGTCCTGGTCGGCGGCGGCGGCGCCGCCGGATCGCTGCGACCCGGGTCGACGGTCGTCGTGCACAGCACGGTGCACCCCGACACCTGTCGTCGTCTCGCCGCGACGCTGGCCGGCCAGGACGTGACGGTCGTCGACGCGCCGGTCAGCGGGGGCGGGCAGATGGCCGCCGAAGGGCGCCTGGTGGTGATGGTGGGCTCCGACGACGCCACCCTGGCCCGCATCCGGCCGATCGTGGCGACCTACGGCGACCCGATCCTGCACATGGGGACGGTGGGGAGCGGCCAGATCGCCAAGCTGGTGAACAACCTGGCCTTCACCGCCAACCTGGCCGTGGCCCGGCAGCTCTTCGAGCTGGCCGGCGCCCTCGACGTGGACCTCCCTGCGCTGGCCCGGGCACTGGGCACCGGGTCGGCCCGCACCTACGGCCTCGAGCTGCTCGCCGGGCTCGGGTTCGAGTTGGCCCCCCTCGGGCCGGTGGCCGGCCCACTGCTCGCCAAGGACGTGGCGATCGTCGCCGACGTGGCCCGCGCCGCCGGCGCCCCGGTCGGCCAGCTCGTCGACGTCGCCGACGCCGCCCTCCGCGAGCTCGGCCACCCCCGCGACGATCGCTGA
- a CDS encoding MOSC domain-containing protein: MPPPRAAATSIALAAVSVGRPTVIGERGGEPVTSAIVKQRLPPGTVVSLSVLNLDGDEQADLTVHGGPDKAVYAYPAEHLPLWADELGGPLGPSPFGENLSTVGVSEAEACIGDRWHWGDAVLEVCQPRSPCFKLAMHRGRGDMAKLFRDSGRSGWYLRVLTPGDVPVDGPITVASTHPAGVTVADTTRAWADRHGRDRALLVAVAGHDRLADEWRLPLRARL; the protein is encoded by the coding sequence GTGCCCCCTCCCCGAGCTGCTGCGACGTCGATCGCGCTGGCGGCGGTGAGTGTGGGACGGCCGACGGTGATCGGCGAGCGCGGTGGCGAGCCGGTCACGAGCGCCATCGTCAAGCAACGGTTGCCGCCCGGAACCGTGGTGTCGCTGTCGGTGCTGAACCTGGACGGCGACGAGCAGGCCGACCTGACCGTGCACGGGGGCCCCGACAAGGCCGTGTACGCCTATCCGGCCGAGCACCTCCCCTTGTGGGCCGACGAGCTCGGCGGTCCACTCGGCCCTTCGCCGTTCGGGGAGAACCTGAGCACCGTCGGGGTGTCCGAGGCTGAGGCGTGCATCGGCGATCGGTGGCACTGGGGCGACGCGGTGCTCGAGGTGTGCCAACCGCGCTCGCCATGTTTCAAGCTGGCCATGCACCGAGGGCGCGGCGACATGGCCAAGCTGTTCCGCGACAGCGGACGGTCGGGCTGGTACCTCCGGGTCCTCACGCCGGGTGACGTACCGGTCGACGGGCCCATCACGGTCGCATCGACGCATCCCGCCGGTGTGACCGTCGCCGACACCACTCGGGCCTGGGCCGACCGCCATGGCCGCGACCGTGCGCTGCTGGTGGCGGTGGCCGGGCACGACCGCCTGGCCGACGAGTGGCGCCTCCCCCTCCGCGCCCGGCTCTGA
- a CDS encoding HTH domain-containing protein, with translation MRAGRLLRLVLALQDGRRHTSAELAERLQVSVRTVLRDLDTLSTSGVPVYATRGPGGGFQLLDTFRHTDPAVAPGLSATRGPLRRVRVRLSPSALQVALVHGRPEGWRPRPHPDPPPADRPDWIEGTFRFDSYDTARRELLALGPDIEVLLPVELRATMAAAARRLARLHRG, from the coding sequence GTGCGCGCCGGCCGCCTCCTCCGTCTGGTGCTCGCCCTCCAGGACGGGCGCCGACACACCTCCGCCGAGCTCGCCGAGCGGCTCCAGGTCTCGGTGCGCACGGTGCTGCGCGACCTCGACACGCTGTCAACCTCCGGGGTCCCCGTGTACGCCACACGCGGACCCGGAGGCGGATTCCAGCTCCTCGACACCTTCCGCCACACCGACCCCGCCGTGGCGCCCGGCCTGTCCGCCACCCGCGGTCCGCTCCGACGGGTCCGCGTGCGCCTCTCGCCGAGTGCACTGCAGGTGGCCCTCGTCCACGGCCGGCCCGAGGGATGGCGGCCGCGACCTCACCCCGACCCCCCGCCCGCTGACCGTCCCGACTGGATCGAGGGCACCTTCCGCTTCGACTCCTACGACACCGCGCGGCGCGAGCTCCTCGCCCTCGGCCCCGACATCGAGGTCCTCCTCCCCGTCGAGCTCCGAGCGACGATGGCGGCCGCCGCCCGCCGTCTGGCCCGGCTCCACCGGGGATGA
- a CDS encoding SulP family inorganic anion transporter, giving the protein MAREPGPIARWRRGRSPGALRDDAVAGVVVGVQSVPDGLATGLLAGVNPLAGLNAYLVGTASGALFTSSTFMAVQGTGAMAILIADVPAITESAEPTRALVTLSVLTGIVMLTAGILRLGSVLRFVSNAVMVGFINAVGVNIVLGQLANLTGYSADGAGRLARAFNTLISPGELQWASVAVGVGTITLILLLERTRLGAIGLVVAVIATSAVTAWLGWDSVATLRDLGVVADALPRPEWPLVRLVPVLIIPALSLAFVGLVQGAGVSANFPNPDGTYPDASRDFVGQGAANVASGLLQGMPVGGSVSASALNKEAGARSRISLIVASAVMALVIVVFGDAVGSIAMPSLAGLLILIGYRTIKPADLASVWRTGSLQKIVLATTFLLTMVIPLQYAVLVGVALSAALHVVRQSNQVTVRRRVLDPDGDFVEVDPPAELGADDVVVLQPYGSIFFAAAPVFETALPSVVSTSTNSVVILRLRGRSDLGTTFMDVLLRYGRSLAEVGSRLMIVSADERIIEQLEVTGITSLIGADSIYPGDERVGATVKRAHADAVAWVERHR; this is encoded by the coding sequence GTGGCAAGGGAACCGGGACCGATCGCGAGGTGGCGTCGCGGCCGTTCCCCCGGCGCGCTCCGCGACGACGCCGTCGCCGGTGTCGTCGTCGGGGTCCAGTCGGTACCCGACGGTCTGGCCACCGGATTGTTGGCCGGGGTCAACCCGCTCGCCGGCCTGAACGCCTACCTCGTCGGTACGGCCAGCGGGGCGTTGTTCACCAGTTCGACGTTCATGGCCGTGCAGGGCACCGGAGCGATGGCCATCCTCATCGCCGACGTCCCCGCCATCACCGAGTCGGCGGAACCGACGCGGGCGCTCGTGACGCTCTCGGTCCTCACGGGGATCGTGATGCTCACCGCCGGGATCCTGCGACTCGGATCGGTGCTGCGCTTCGTGTCCAACGCCGTGATGGTGGGGTTCATCAACGCCGTCGGCGTGAACATCGTGCTGGGTCAGCTCGCCAACCTGACCGGCTACAGCGCCGACGGCGCCGGCCGGCTCGCCCGGGCCTTCAACACGCTCATCAGCCCCGGGGAGCTCCAGTGGGCGAGCGTGGCCGTCGGGGTCGGGACGATCACGTTGATCCTGCTGCTCGAACGGACGCGGCTGGGGGCGATCGGCCTGGTCGTGGCGGTGATCGCCACCTCGGCCGTCACCGCCTGGTTGGGCTGGGACTCCGTCGCGACCCTGCGCGATCTGGGCGTCGTCGCCGATGCGCTCCCCCGCCCTGAATGGCCGCTGGTGCGACTGGTCCCGGTGCTGATCATCCCGGCGCTCTCGCTGGCCTTCGTCGGGCTCGTCCAGGGCGCCGGGGTCTCGGCCAACTTCCCCAACCCCGACGGCACCTACCCCGATGCGTCACGGGACTTCGTCGGACAGGGCGCCGCGAACGTGGCCTCCGGCCTGCTCCAGGGCATGCCCGTGGGGGGCTCGGTGTCGGCATCGGCGCTCAACAAGGAGGCCGGGGCGCGATCGCGGATCTCGCTGATCGTCGCTTCGGCGGTGATGGCGCTGGTCATCGTGGTGTTCGGCGACGCCGTGGGCTCGATCGCCATGCCCTCGCTCGCCGGCCTGCTGATCCTGATCGGGTACCGGACCATCAAGCCGGCCGACCTCGCCTCGGTGTGGCGAACCGGTTCGTTGCAGAAGATCGTGCTCGCCACCACGTTCCTGTTGACGATGGTCATCCCCCTCCAGTACGCCGTCCTCGTGGGGGTGGCCCTGTCGGCGGCGCTGCACGTGGTCCGCCAGTCCAACCAGGTGACGGTGCGGCGCCGCGTGCTCGATCCCGACGGCGACTTCGTCGAGGTCGATCCGCCGGCCGAGCTCGGCGCCGACGACGTCGTCGTGCTCCAGCCCTACGGGAGCATCTTCTTCGCCGCGGCACCGGTGTTCGAGACGGCGTTGCCGTCGGTGGTGTCGACGTCGACGAACTCGGTCGTCATCCTGCGCCTGCGGGGGCGCAGCGACCTGGGCACGACGTTCATGGACGTCCTGTTGCGCTACGGCCGGTCACTGGCCGAGGTGGGCAGCCGCCTGATGATCGTGTCCGCCGACGAGCGGATCATCGAACAACTCGAGGTCACCGGGATCACCAGCCTGATCGGCGCCGACAGCATCTACCCCGGCGACGAACGGGTGGGCGCCACCGTGAAACGGGCCCACGCCGACGCGGTGGCCTGGGTCGAGCGCCACCGTTGA
- a CDS encoding GNAT family N-acetyltransferase, translated as MAIEVRPATVFEDVETMLGPGRPDATVCWCLSYRLASSKENRELVGPARGERVRLLVQESPPPGVLAYDDGEVVGWAAVHPRADTTFARNRKIPHVDDLDVWSVWCIRVRPGHRKKGISHHLLAGAVEFAREHGAAAIEGYPLDNDTARIDTTMAYVGTKALFEKAGFVKAADTESVLNGFPRVLMRLDLR; from the coding sequence ATGGCGATCGAGGTACGCCCGGCGACGGTGTTCGAGGACGTCGAGACCATGTTGGGTCCAGGACGGCCCGACGCGACCGTGTGCTGGTGCCTCAGCTATCGGCTCGCCTCCTCGAAGGAGAACCGGGAGCTCGTGGGCCCGGCACGCGGCGAGCGGGTGCGACTGCTGGTGCAGGAGAGCCCGCCACCTGGGGTGCTCGCCTACGACGACGGTGAGGTGGTCGGCTGGGCGGCCGTGCATCCCCGAGCCGACACGACCTTCGCCCGCAACCGCAAGATCCCCCACGTCGACGATCTCGACGTGTGGTCGGTGTGGTGCATCCGGGTGCGGCCGGGGCACCGGAAGAAGGGCATCTCACACCACCTGCTCGCCGGTGCGGTCGAGTTCGCCCGCGAGCACGGCGCCGCGGCGATCGAGGGCTACCCGCTCGACAACGACACGGCGAGGATCGACACCACCATGGCCTACGTCGGCACGAAGGCCCTGTTCGAGAAGGCAGGCTTCGTGAAGGCGGCCGACACCGAGTCGGTGCTCAACGGCTTCCCGCGCGTCCTCATGCGGCTCGACCTCCGCTGA
- a CDS encoding arylsulfatase, with protein sequence MPTHFNGRIELDIRDSEPDWAPYLAPRAAEGAPNVLFLAWDDLGYATMDLFGGPVQCPNMRRIQERGVTFANFHTTALCSPTRASLLTGRNATSNGMATIAEFASGFPGISTRIPFENGFISEVLAEQGYNTYCVGKWHLTPGEECNLAAFKGRWPLGRGFERFYGWLGGETNSYFPDLVHDNHPVEPPGRPDDGYHLADDLADRAVEFIRDAKVIDPDKPFFMYLAPQAGHAPHLVPLEWADRYRGVFDEGYEAIREGILARQIEMGLLPEGTELSPINPHGEPDRTGPDGQPWPALDTVRPWDTLNDDERRMFVRMAEVFAGYISYYDDRLGRVLDYLEESGEIDNTLIVVVSDNGASGEGGPNGSFNEWRFFNGVADTVETTMPHLDELGTPASNNHYNTGWAWALDTPFPYWKRWAGAEGGTADMCIVAWPSRIAPDPTPRQQYIHAVDVVPTVYDLLGITPPEVIKGHQQSPIEGESFAAALTDPTVPGKRTQFYAMLGQRSIYHDGWLACTVHPPLSSWGNFDKDEWELYHLETDRSQSRNVAADHPEKVEQLKGLWFYYAGIYQGLPLDDRSALEQVLAERPHGSPDRDQYVFYPNTADVPESSGPQLPGRSYTIAAHVSVTSPEVEGVIWAAGGVPGGHSLYVKDGRLRYTFNWIGTVLQDVVATSALEPGDHLCVAEFTASGPSSRPDMPGTEGTLTLYVDDRQVGQGTIITQPGYFCLTGDGICVGRDSASAVTPEYQAPFPFTGGTIDRVIVDVSGDGYANHEEQVRAWFGID encoded by the coding sequence GTGCCGACGCACTTCAACGGCCGCATCGAGCTCGACATCCGCGACTCCGAACCGGACTGGGCCCCGTACCTGGCGCCCCGCGCCGCGGAGGGCGCGCCGAACGTCCTGTTCCTGGCGTGGGACGACCTGGGCTACGCCACCATGGACCTCTTCGGCGGCCCGGTGCAGTGCCCGAACATGCGCCGCATCCAGGAGCGGGGGGTCACCTTCGCCAACTTCCACACCACGGCGCTGTGCTCGCCCACCCGTGCCTCGTTGCTGACGGGCCGCAACGCCACCTCGAACGGCATGGCGACCATCGCCGAGTTCGCCTCCGGCTTCCCCGGCATCTCGACGCGCATCCCCTTCGAGAACGGCTTCATCTCCGAGGTTCTCGCCGAGCAGGGGTACAACACCTACTGCGTCGGCAAATGGCACCTGACACCCGGTGAGGAGTGCAACCTGGCGGCCTTCAAGGGCCGCTGGCCCCTCGGTCGGGGCTTCGAGCGCTTCTACGGATGGCTGGGCGGCGAGACCAATTCGTACTTCCCGGACCTCGTCCACGACAACCACCCGGTGGAGCCGCCGGGCCGGCCCGACGACGGCTACCACCTGGCCGACGACCTGGCCGACCGGGCGGTCGAGTTCATCCGCGACGCCAAGGTCATCGACCCGGACAAGCCCTTCTTCATGTACCTGGCGCCGCAGGCCGGCCACGCCCCGCACCTGGTACCCCTCGAATGGGCCGACCGCTACCGCGGCGTGTTCGACGAGGGCTACGAGGCCATCCGGGAAGGGATCCTGGCCCGCCAGATCGAGATGGGGCTGCTCCCCGAGGGCACGGAGCTCTCGCCGATCAACCCGCACGGCGAACCGGACCGCACCGGCCCCGACGGCCAACCCTGGCCGGCGCTCGACACCGTGCGCCCGTGGGACACGCTGAACGACGACGAGCGGCGCATGTTCGTCCGCATGGCCGAGGTCTTCGCCGGCTACATCTCCTACTACGACGACCGGCTCGGAAGGGTGCTCGACTACCTCGAGGAGTCCGGCGAGATCGACAACACGCTCATCGTGGTGGTGTCCGACAACGGCGCCAGCGGTGAGGGCGGCCCCAACGGGAGCTTCAACGAGTGGCGCTTCTTCAACGGCGTCGCCGACACCGTCGAGACCACCATGCCGCACCTCGACGAGTTGGGGACCCCCGCATCCAACAACCACTACAACACCGGTTGGGCCTGGGCGCTCGACACGCCCTTCCCCTACTGGAAGCGCTGGGCAGGCGCCGAGGGCGGCACCGCGGACATGTGCATCGTCGCCTGGCCGTCCCGGATCGCACCGGATCCCACGCCCCGCCAGCAGTACATCCACGCCGTCGACGTGGTGCCGACGGTGTACGACCTGCTCGGCATCACCCCGCCCGAGGTGATCAAGGGCCATCAGCAGAGCCCGATCGAGGGTGAGAGCTTCGCGGCGGCGCTGACCGACCCGACGGTCCCCGGCAAGCGCACGCAGTTCTACGCCATGCTCGGCCAGCGCTCGATCTACCACGACGGCTGGCTGGCCTGCACCGTGCACCCGCCGCTGTCCAGCTGGGGCAACTTCGACAAGGACGAGTGGGAGCTGTACCACCTCGAGACCGACCGCTCCCAGAGCCGGAACGTCGCCGCCGACCACCCGGAGAAGGTCGAGCAGCTGAAGGGCCTGTGGTTCTACTACGCCGGCATCTACCAGGGCCTGCCCCTCGACGACCGCAGCGCCCTCGAGCAGGTGCTGGCCGAGCGCCCTCACGGCTCACCCGACCGGGACCAGTACGTCTTCTACCCGAACACCGCCGACGTCCCCGAGTCCAGCGGGCCGCAGCTGCCGGGACGCTCGTACACCATCGCCGCGCACGTGTCCGTCACCTCCCCCGAGGTCGAGGGGGTCATCTGGGCCGCCGGCGGCGTGCCGGGCGGCCACAGCCTGTACGTCAAGGACGGGCGGCTCCGCTACACGTTCAACTGGATCGGCACCGTCCTCCAGGACGTGGTGGCCACCTCGGCGCTGGAGCCGGGTGACCACCTGTGCGTGGCGGAGTTCACCGCCTCGGGGCCGAGCTCACGGCCCGACATGCCCGGCACCGAGGGCACCCTGACGCTGTACGTGGACGACCGGCAGGTGGGGCAGGGAACAATCATCACCCAACCCGGCTACTTCTGCCTCACCGGCGACGGCATCTGCGTCGGACGGGACAGCGCGTCGGCGGTGACCCCCGAGTACCAGGCCCCGTTCCCGTTCACCGGGGGCACCATCGACCGGGTGATCGTCGACGTGTCCGGCGACGGCTACGCCAACCACGAGGAGCAGGTCCGGGCCTGGTTCGGGATCGACTGA
- a CDS encoding DUF6325 family protein — translation MSDTDAELGPIDYLVVEFPAGQQHFSGAVLDELTSLVEAELVRVLDLMVLTKDADGSVDVVEFEDLGDRDSLAALEGQLAEVLALEDVEHLAEAMEPGSTAGVLVWENTWAAPFAVVARESGGQLIASGRIPTQALIAAMSVAVEED, via the coding sequence ATGAGTGACACCGATGCCGAACTGGGACCGATCGACTACCTGGTCGTCGAGTTCCCCGCCGGTCAGCAGCACTTCTCCGGAGCGGTGCTCGACGAGCTGACGTCGTTGGTCGAGGCCGAGCTGGTCAGGGTCCTGGACCTCATGGTGCTGACCAAGGACGCCGACGGGTCCGTCGACGTGGTCGAGTTCGAGGACCTCGGCGACCGCGACTCCCTCGCCGCCCTCGAAGGGCAACTGGCCGAGGTGCTGGCCCTCGAGGACGTGGAGCACCTGGCCGAGGCGATGGAGCCGGGCAGCACGGCCGGCGTGCTGGTCTGGGAGAACACGTGGGCGGCGCCGTTCGCGGTCGTCGCCCGGGAGTCCGGTGGCCAACTGATCGCCAGTGGCAGGATCCCCACCCAAGCGCTGATCGCGGCGATGAGCGTCGCCGTCGAGGAGGACTGA
- a CDS encoding AAA family ATPase, giving the protein MVQGEAGQGADGLSGVSRSKISAPRLRSPELPRRALLDRLDGADARLVVLRGPAGAGKTTLARQWVARDRRPAAWLTLDAADDDPVRFVRNLVAALDAGAAVPEAVAAAAAPHPDVEDGVLAALGRCWDAGPDRILVVDDAQELQSPEALAVLRRVLDMVPDGSTAVVCSRALPAIRWARRLAGGDAQILGGQDLAYSHEEAAEVVHRALPGLAPEAVSSLIEVTGGWPAALQLAVLAIRGRPDAARRVPDLPLRDPALQAYFHDEVLAGLDPDDRAFLVRTSVLEQLCGSLCDAVVEGEGSGDRLERLASSENLFVAGLDDDGMWYRYHALFRELLLAELRSPVPGEEPRLRRRAAEWLSTAGHADAAVRQAVGSGDPVLAGRVAVEHLMECMNAGQTATVEGWLLAAGETMVAESAGLAVSAGWVALTRGRGEELDQRLRLLRDLPPADGSTDQLQKARDALFVVSGSGGTTETHAAARRLVALGPVGNPWWTLAALLEAVTGHMLGELPDPRERLAFVASASAPLSTIDLVARSQLALFDLRSGDRGAGQRLALELRRQLDESNLAGFPLNAIVLAVAALAEAQLGRTNDWRHSADLCRGHLLSLSGSVPRAQVQQRLVLAEAALAGRDVPLARRFLEEAEPYRRQEPDVVLLHDWARDLGDRVASRLASRGGVVDELTEAELRVLDHLATHWTLGEIGQHLYVSRNTVKSHTIAIYRKLGVSGRSAAVEQARNVGLLDR; this is encoded by the coding sequence GTGGTCCAGGGAGAGGCAGGCCAGGGGGCCGACGGGCTGTCCGGCGTGTCGAGGTCCAAGATCAGCGCGCCGCGGCTGCGCTCACCCGAGCTGCCGCGACGAGCGCTGCTCGATCGCCTGGACGGCGCCGACGCCCGGCTGGTCGTCCTGCGCGGTCCGGCCGGGGCGGGCAAGACCACCCTCGCCCGGCAGTGGGTTGCCCGCGACCGCCGGCCCGCCGCATGGCTGACGTTGGATGCCGCCGACGACGACCCCGTCCGGTTCGTCCGCAACCTGGTGGCGGCGCTCGATGCCGGCGCCGCGGTGCCGGAGGCGGTGGCCGCGGCCGCGGCGCCGCACCCCGACGTCGAGGACGGCGTGCTCGCCGCGCTCGGGCGCTGCTGGGACGCCGGCCCCGACCGGATCCTCGTTGTCGACGATGCGCAGGAGCTGCAGTCCCCCGAGGCGCTGGCCGTGCTCCGCCGGGTCCTCGACATGGTCCCCGACGGATCGACGGCCGTGGTGTGCTCGAGGGCGCTGCCGGCCATCAGGTGGGCTCGGCGCCTGGCCGGCGGCGACGCCCAGATCCTCGGCGGCCAGGACCTGGCCTACAGCCACGAGGAGGCGGCCGAGGTGGTCCACCGGGCGCTGCCGGGCCTCGCCCCCGAGGCCGTGTCGTCCCTGATCGAGGTGACCGGGGGGTGGCCGGCCGCCCTCCAGCTGGCCGTGCTGGCCATCCGGGGCCGACCGGACGCCGCCCGGCGGGTGCCGGACCTCCCACTCCGCGATCCGGCGCTCCAGGCGTACTTCCACGACGAGGTCCTGGCCGGCCTCGACCCCGACGACCGGGCGTTCCTGGTGCGCACCTCGGTGCTGGAGCAGCTCTGTGGGTCGCTGTGCGACGCCGTCGTGGAGGGGGAGGGCAGCGGCGATCGCCTGGAGCGGCTCGCGTCGTCGGAGAACCTCTTCGTGGCGGGCCTGGACGACGACGGCATGTGGTACCGCTACCACGCGCTCTTCCGGGAGCTTCTCCTGGCGGAGCTGCGCTCGCCCGTGCCCGGGGAGGAGCCTCGCCTGCGACGGCGGGCCGCCGAGTGGCTGAGCACGGCCGGTCACGCCGACGCGGCGGTCCGCCAGGCCGTGGGGAGCGGTGACCCCGTCCTCGCCGGACGCGTGGCGGTGGAGCACCTGATGGAGTGCATGAACGCCGGCCAGACCGCCACGGTCGAGGGCTGGCTGCTCGCCGCCGGCGAGACCATGGTGGCCGAGAGCGCCGGTCTGGCGGTCTCGGCCGGGTGGGTCGCCCTGACCCGCGGACGGGGCGAGGAGCTGGACCAGCGCCTCCGCCTCCTGCGCGACCTCCCGCCGGCCGACGGGTCCACCGACCAGCTGCAGAAGGCACGCGACGCGCTCTTCGTGGTGAGCGGTTCGGGTGGGACGACGGAGACCCACGCCGCCGCCCGGCGGCTCGTCGCCCTGGGCCCGGTGGGGAACCCCTGGTGGACGCTGGCCGCGCTGCTCGAGGCCGTCACGGGCCACATGCTCGGCGAGCTCCCCGACCCCCGGGAGCGGCTCGCGTTCGTCGCGTCCGCGAGCGCCCCGCTCTCGACGATCGATCTGGTGGCCCGGTCACAGCTGGCGCTCTTCGACCTCAGGTCCGGTGACCGGGGCGCCGGTCAGCGTCTGGCGCTGGAGCTCCGCCGCCAACTCGACGAGTCGAACCTGGCCGGCTTCCCCCTCAACGCCATCGTGCTCGCGGTCGCCGCCCTCGCCGAAGCCCAGCTGGGTCGCACCAACGACTGGCGACACTCCGCCGACCTGTGCCGAGGGCATCTCCTGTCGCTGTCGGGCAGCGTGCCACGCGCCCAGGTGCAACAACGGCTGGTGCTCGCCGAAGCGGCGTTGGCGGGCCGGGACGTGCCCCTGGCACGGCGGTTCCTGGAGGAGGCGGAGCCCTACCGGCGCCAGGAGCCCGACGTCGTCCTGCTGCACGACTGGGCGCGTGATCTGGGGGACCGTGTCGCGTCCCGACTGGCGTCGCGGGGCGGTGTGGTCGACGAGCTCACCGAGGCCGAGCTCCGGGTCCTCGACCACCTGGCCACGCACTGGACGCTCGGCGAGATCGGCCAGCACCTCTACGTATCGCGCAACACCGTGAAGTCCCACACCATCGCCATCTACCGCAAGCTCGGGGTGTCCGGCCGCAGCGCCGCGGTCGAGCAGGCCCGCAACGTGGGCCTCCTCGACCGCTGA